The Juglans regia cultivar Chandler chromosome 6, Walnut 2.0, whole genome shotgun sequence genome contains the following window.
tcgAAATCCTTGCAATGGATTGACTTGGCCTACTAGCTTTTAGACATAATGAGCTTATATCTTACACTTACCTTGCATATTGTCATTCACGACTTATAGCTTTGAATATACTAAGTTTACTTCTTTCTATTGTAACTAGGGCTGAGCTCTaactccgacaaagtcggagtagCCGTTttcgagctccgactccgacaagagtcggagcgaATTTTctgctccgactccgactccaaatGGAATCGGAGTCTGACTCCAATCGGAGGTCGGAGGTTGGAGGTCAGAGCTCAGACTTCCGATCGGAGCTCCGGCCGTctattggactaaaaaaaaattaataatagtaatggcaatttcttttgttaaataaattatatgcaaaaataaatttaatccaTTACATGACATAGCACTATTAACAGAGGTAGATGTTCTACGacttaatctaaaaataaatataagacattAAGACTAAAAATTTAACCAAGTCCAaacctctaaaaaaaaaaaactaaaaagattaaaaaagaataaaaaaaaaagcttaaatacaataatttaaaatctaaataacatgtatgatgtaaccataagttataacagtctcatttataacgtaataacaacattgacataaatattaaatgctcATGTCACTCGActcctattttttaaaaaaataaaaacccagctgtaaaacgacgttgttttacAACTGGGTTTTTAAAAACCAATTAAACGACATTGTTCCACTAAATGTGGAACGGCATCGTTTCATCACACTGGGGGGTCCAAAACGCAGGACCCCCCCTTCCTGAATTCTGACTCCGAATTTTAATGACTttgactccgtcggagtcggaattgGTGCGGATGTCGAGCGGAGTCggaaattttagaattttgcacAGCCCTAATTGTAACTATCAtagttttcttaatgtttttaTACGACTTGAATTATGTCATGCTAAATAATCTAGCAAATAAGAATGAACAAAAACTGATGTTAAAATCTTACACCACAATTAGTCCAACGttaactaacattttccttcattCCATCATAGAGTATAGATTTTTCATACAAGAATTTgctcaaaataaaattccattattctctctttctctcttttctcttgcAATCCCTGGAGGCACTAACCCTCGAAGTGAGCTTATCTATTTTCTTCTGCAATTTTTCTATTACATTGTTAGTTTGTTAGCTGGATTCTAACAATCTAGTATCAAAGAGTGATCCACTTAGCAGCAATTAGGGGCGAGCATCGACATAGTCGAAGTCAGATTTCCTTAAacccgactccgacttcgacttgTCAAAGTGGAGTCGTATTTGGGCTTTTTTTGAGCTTTTGTTTAGCTTCATATTTAGTCCATTTTttatatactaatgtctaatttatttctatacaagaTATATGCTATAATGTCTAAttgcatgttattatatattagtattacaagttattatactaatgtctaacttatttctaacttaattatatactagactttctagtgtctaattacatgtgaTTATACTctagtaaattagtattgtgctattaacttattataccaGACTTATTtcaatactagtgtctaacctatttctatatttgattaggtatggtagtaatactatgatgtttatatatattaaactattattattctatttatattatagtatagtatattattttataataattagctcatattagtatattattgaatttaactacaTAAGTTCtaattatatagctatataactataagagtgtatatattataaatatatagataaatatatattttataacatatgtacaatatcggagTCGAATGGCAAAGTCGAAGTCGAATTTGGAGCATAAAGTCACAATAGCAATCGGTCCAGCAACACCTCCTACTatgattgtaaaattaaaaaaaaatacgactTTGTTTTTTGAAGCAAGAGCCAAGTCAGATTTGAAGTcggatttttagatttttgctcaGCACTAGCAACATGACAAATGAGACTCAACCAGCTAAAAGATGGCCTCACCACCCTCATGAAATCTACTGATTCTCAGCTCAAAAACCTGAAAACAGAAATGTTAGCACTCAAACGATAGTCTGACTCAGTTATGCAGCAACTAGCATATCTAACCATGGAATTATAGAAGCACAACAACAACAGCCCTCGTAGAGAGTCATCTCCAAACTTCCATGTCTTGATAACTGAGCATGTTGAGCAGGGAGGGTGTTATAATGTTGAGGGTTaaaagtttaaccaaattagaatCGACAGTCCTATGgcttttggatcaattattgggtctttaacaattggtatcgaAGAAAGACCCACGTCAAGAGTATCAACCACGAAGGGCGCAACATATAGGTTGGATTAAAATGCCTTGATACTATGTATGGGCATGGTGTTAAgttattgaatattgatagatAAATGAAGTCTCCGAAAGGGAAAGAGCAACTACCGGGTTAATGTCTATATAGCGGGCTACCATAGACGTCGGATTCGAAAGCGTGGTagaatattatgattatgaggattaaatgtttaaataaaagaaaatctaacaATTCTTGAGTTTTTGGGTCTTTAACAGTAGAATACTAGCAACATAGTAAGTCGAGTTGCGATGGAAAATGTCGACTTTGTGGGCAAATTGGACAACGACCTCTAATTATTAGGTACAGATTGGTTTGGGCATATTTGTGGCCAATTAGAGAGAGGGAGGTACAGAGATGGGCGGTTGTTTACCTGAAGGCGTGGCGTGGCATTGGAGGCATAGGCCGATGGCCGCAACTGGCTTATTCAGAATGGGTAAATTAGGCCTAGTAATATcatgagagaaatagaaagagagGCACATTTGAATGAGAGAGATGGATGCACGTTATGTCTAATACCCTAGCAAAGACATTTTGAACTGGtcactttatttttgttttttataaatgacGTGTTGCCACATCAGATGGTTGTAAATTAGTAGTAAAGCAGTAGTACCAGTATCATATCCTTTACTAGGTATTCAATTCAGTAAATCTGTAAAATCCTTAAAAGACGGCTTTTTTCCCAAGCAGCCACAATGAATGTAAGTTCTCTTATCGAAATGGAAAAAAAGTCTCTTACATTTCACAAGTCAAGAAAAGTAATATTCAAATAAACTTTACATGAATGGAAGCCTTCATTGAAAAAACAGCTTCTCAATGTTAATATGGAAGCCTGTGTGATGACAACAAATAGATGACAAATAATACATACTATTTTGCAGGGAAATCTGTAGATCCTAGCAATCTAACTCAAAGACGCTACATGTACAATCAACCTTGGTCTCaattaaatagtttataaaCCAGCAGAAGATATGAATAAACCCCTCTAAGATGATATAGGCTACCcccaaaaaatcattttatataaataataaaaaggaaaagaatgaaATTGTCAAATTAGGTTTTGCCTGTCTTGAGCCTTTTTAGAACTTGATCGGATTCTTCAGTGCTTGCAGCTCTAGAGCGTGTGGTTCCTTGATTGCTGAGGGAACACCAATATCCTTAATAGTAGATTGATGTAGTTTGACAGAAATGGTTGATAAAATTTAGGCACATTGATGTAGTTTGACAGAGATGGAAGTTGAATGTGTAATAAAATCAGTATAAGATTTTAATGGATAAGAGACTTGGAATTCCGAATCTACAGATCCAATATACCTTAATAGTAGATGGAGGTCCAGTTGCTCTTCTGCTAGATTGCTTCCCAAATCTGCAATTTCACTAAGAGTGTTGATAGTGTGTACATTAGTGTTGTGTTGATAGTGTGTACATTAGTGTTTATCAGACATGAATCTGCAATAACAAATTAACAAGAACCAAACCGAGATTAAGAGTTTGTCTCAAGATTACGTGCAGACAAGACAGACTTACCTTTCAAAAAATGCACAACCTAATGATTATGTAAATTACAACTATACTTACCCGTGAGAGTACACACTTGAGATGCTAATGGTACCACCTTCAACAGTCAATCCCGTTCTTTCAGCTTGTCACTTGTAGCAATGCCATCAGTAGAGCATGATCTCATCTGACATAACTGTGGTTGAGGCTGAGAGGGAATGTTTTCGACATCAGAAGCCAATTTAGGAGGAATTTCAGGTACTGAACCACTAGTCCTAACTGGTGTGAAGAAGTTTGGCTGCAGTGACATAGGAAAGGGCATTGCTGTATTGGTGATTCCAGGATGATGATCCTTCTGTTTAAAGGTAGTGGCAGTACTAATGTCAGATTCTACAGGGTTCTGTCCACTTCCAGCAACAGTTGGAGAGACACAGATATTTTTCTCGTCACACTTCCCAGCAAACACTAATGCAGAAGCAAACCCACTATTTATGCCTCGAGATTGATCAGCATAACAGTCCACAGGTCTGTGATTGTTCCTCTGTTACAAACAAGGGAGATAATGTCAATTATTACGTTACAGCAGTACATGAATTATACGATCAGTAGTAAGCAGCAACAGAAGGCTCAAATTTTAGAGGCCCAATTCATTCTTGAGGCACAAATCGCCACCTAGCCAGGTCTATTTGGATAGGATACATGAACGCAGACATGAGGTTAATAATTAGTATACTTTTTTATGACATGGAACCTTGCCCATACTTGGGGAGTAAACTCCAAATACACGACCCCACTCACCAGAACCACATACTAGGTAATCCAGAAGAACTACTAGTGCAGGACAAACTCAGGATGTCTATGTTTACAACTCATCCTAAGCCGCTCCTTTAACTACTATGCTgcaaattacataaataatgtagaggcaaaaataaaattacccatGGCATCAATTTTTCTGGTTCATGGTTCCATCCTTGGTATGGACGACCTTCATACTTCTGCACTTTCTCTTGTAAAAACTGAATGTACTCAATAACCTGAAAAAAGATTCAGAAACCCCATCATTCAACAGTTATGACATTTTAAGGTGAAAGAAAGAATTCATACAATAGATTACTATAAGATATAAAGGAAATACCTCTAATAGAAAAGATGCCTTATCTCTCTTTTGGTCACTATGAGGAATGAGTTCTCGCAACATTTGAAATCTGCATGTTTACTCTTATTATTTTAGTATAAAATCAACTAATTGCTTCTAGTAAGAAAATGGGCCATAATGCTAATTTGTGCTCCCAAAaaaccataatattttttttctgcttAACCTAGTGGAAGGAATTATTTCGATGACCATACTTAAGCTGAACTTCAAATTACATGTATATACACATACAAACAAACAAGCAAAATGCATACAGATATGTGTGTATTAAAAGCACCAAGGCAACAACAGAAAATGGGCCAAAATGCAAATCTGTGCTCCCAAAaaaccataatatttttttctgagTAACGTAGTGGAAAGGAATTATTTCGTTGATTATACTTAAGCTGAACATCAAATTACATGTATATACACATACAAACAAACAAGCAAAACGCATACAGATAATGTGTGTGTATTAAAAGCACCAAGGCAACTACAAAAAATCTCACCCCACTCCATGTTCCAAAAAAATTGTTGCCACTCTAATCTAATTTGCAAAACTCCTTATTCTTACTCATCAACATTCTTCCGACCTTTATCAGAGACCTTATACTGCTATGGTGGCACTACTAACCATCCAAGCACACATGGTATGAAACTATAACGAAACAAAATACAGCTAATAAAGTAGATAGCTCAAGCATTCTAGATTCAGAACAAAGATCAATTCAACCGTTTCAACAAAGAAAGGGGAATCAAAATTAGGGGAAGAAACATGTTAAGAACTCGATAATGGTCTCTATTCTTGCGgatgattgtatgtagaatgAGCAATGAATGAATATGCAGTGTATTGATAGAATGGAGATGATAAACACTATCTGTTAAGAGCTCGATAATGGTTTCTATTCTTGAGGATGATTGTATGTAGGATGAGCAGTGAATGAACATGCAGTGTATTGATGGAATGGAGATGATGAACACTAGGTGTTTGAATAAATGCGGAAGGCTATTGTATTGATACGGGAGTACTTCGAGGGCTCCCAAACCTCCACAGAA
Protein-coding sequences here:
- the LOC109021372 gene encoding uncharacterized protein LOC109021372, with translation MPWRNNHRPVDCYADQSRGINSGFASALVFAGKCDEKNICVSPTVAGSGQNPVESDISTATTFKQKDHHPGITNTAMPFPMSLQPNFFTPVRTSGSVPEIPPKLASDVENIPSQPQPQLCQMRSCSTDGIATSDKLKERD